The genomic DNA GAAGTCGTCGCTGCTCATGAGCGGGCGACGGAATGCTATACCGGCGCGATGTTGCCCGCTACCGCCGGGGACGGCCCGCGTGGTGTGCTCAAATTCTGCCCGCTCGCGGTCTCGGCTCGGGGCCAGTTCCACTCGTGACAGTCGGCGTCACAGATGGTGCCATCCGGGCGGAGTTCCCGTGGGTGGCCGGAGACGGCTTCGCTCCCCCCTCGCCGGGAGCCTGGTGAGGCCGCGGCTGGGTCGGGAACTGGGCTCGGGCCGGGACAGCCAACCCCGTGAAAAGCTTTTCCTTTTGCCACCCTCCGGACGGGCCGGCACGGACCGGCTCTAAACCCCTGTCAAACCAGGGTTTTTCTTTAGCCTTGGCATAGACTGTGCTACTGTAAGCCCGCTCCCGCGGGGGGAAGCGGGCGTGCTTTTTATTAACAGTTGCAGTCAGCCTGACGGGGTTTATCGATGTTCTACAGCCTGCTCGCCGGGATGTTTTCCAACGACCTTGCGATTGACCTCGGCACGGCTAACACGCTCGTCTATGTCCGTGGGGAGGGTATTGTCCTCAACGAACCCTCGATCGTGGCCATCCACCAGGCCGACCACTCGGTGCTGGCCGTCGGCCACGAAGCCAAGGCGATGCTGGGCCGCACGCCCGGCAACATCGTGGCCATCCGGCCGCTGAAGGACGGCGTCATCGCCGACTTCGACGTGACGGAGAAGATGCTGCATTATTTCATCAACAAGGTGCACCGGCGCCGGACGCTCGTGCGGCCTCGCATCGTCGTCGGCGTCCCGTCCGGCATCACGCAGGTGGAGAAGCGGGCGGTGCGCGACTCGGCGATGCAAGCCGGGGCCCGGGAAGTGTATCTCATCGAGGAGCCGATGGCCGCCGCGATCGGTGCCGGGCTGCCGATCCAGGAGCCGGGTGGCAACATGATCGTGGACATCGGCGGGGGGACTACCGAGGTCGCCGTCATCTCGCTGAGTGGCATCGTGTATTCCAAGTCGGTTCGGATCGCCGGCGACGAGATGGACGAGGCCATCGTGCAGTACATCAAGAAGCACTACAACCTGCTGGTCGGCGAGCGCCGGGCCGAGGAGATCAAGATCAACCTGGGTTCGGCCTACCCGATGGGCGGCGAGCGCCGGACGATGGAGGTCAAGGGGCGCGATCTCATCGACGGCATTCCCAAGACCATCATGATCACCGACGAGGAGATCCGCGAAGCGCTGCGCGAGCCCGTCATGACGATCGTGGAAACGGTGCGGACGTGCCTGGAGCGCACGCCGCCGGAGCTGGCCGCCGACATCGTCGACAAGGGCATCGTCGTCACCGGCGGCGGTGCGCTGCTGCGAGGGCTCGATCACCTGCTCCGCCAGGAAACCAACCTGCCCGTGACCGCCGCCGATGATCCGCTGTCATGCGTGGCGCTCGGCGTAGGGAGGGTGCTCGACGAGCTCGAGCTCCTTAAGAAGGTCGCGATCCCCGCGTAGGGCGCGCGCCGGGCGGGAGGTGCTGGCGTGAGGATCCGGATGCTGGCGCTGCTCGGCCTGGTCATCGCCGTCTGCCTGGTGCTGCTCACCGTGCAGACGCGCGGCTACGCCGGCCCGGCCGCCGACCTCATCGCCCTGGTCATGACGCCGGTCCAGAAGACGCTGACGGCCGTCCACCGCGTGTCCTTCGGCGTCTGGACCACCTACCGCGACTGGAGGAACGTCCACACCGACAACATGCGCCTGCGCGAGGAGAACCGGCGCCTGCGCGTGGAGGCGCTGGTCGTGACGGAGACGCTGCAGGAGAACATGCGGCTGCGTCGCCTGCTCGACCTGCGGGCCCGGCTCCCCATGGATGCGCTGCCCGGTGAGATCATCGCACGCGAGTGGGGCGGCTGGGTCCGCGCGCTCACCATCAATCGGGGCCGGGCCGACGAGATCCGCAAGCACACGGCCGTGATCTCGCCCGACGGGCTGGTCGGCCGCATCGTGGAAGTGCGCCCGGGGACGTCCGTGGTGCAGGTTCTCTCCGATCCCGCGTCCACGGTGGGAGCCCACGTGCTGCGCACCCGCACGCCCGGTATCGTCGAGGGCGAGCCGCGCGGCACCGTCCGCTTCAAGTACATGGCGCGCGACGGCGCCCTCGCCGTGGGGGACCTCGTGGTCACCGCCGGGCAAGGCGGTCTCTTTCCCCGCGGGGTGCCGATCGGGCGGGTCCAGAATCTCGACCAGAAGGCGTCGGCGCTCTTCCATCACGCGATTCTGGAGCCCGTCGTGGACCTGGCCCGCATCAACGAAGTGCTTCTGGTGACCGGCAACTCGGCCTCCGACATCACCTCGCTCTTCGCGGCGCCGAGCGGAGGCTAGCGTGCGCGGGTGGCTGGCCTTGTCGATCTTCGGTGGCGGCGTCGCGCAGGCGACGATCGCGCCGGCCCTGCAGGTGGGGGATGTCATCCCCGACATTCCGCTGATCGTGGTCGTGCTGCTGGCCCTGCGGCGTGGCCCCGAGTTCGGCTGCCTGGGCGGATTCGCGGCCGGGCTGCTCCAGGACGCCGTGGGCGGCGGTCTGCTCGGCGTGCAGGCCTGCACGAAGGCCCTGGTGGGCTTCGCCATCGGCGCCCTCGGGGGGCGGTTGTGGGTGACCCAGCCCCTGGTCCAGGTGCCGGGTCTGGTTCTGCTCAGCGTCGCCGAGGGCCTCGCCAGGTTCTTGCTCCTCAAGCTCTTCCACTTTCCGGCCCCGTTCGGGCAGCTCATGACCTACGTGGTGTTGCCGCAGGCGCTGTACAACGGCTTCCTGGGCGCCGTCTTCGTCTTCGGCCTGGCCTGGGCCGAGGCCAGGCGAGGTGACGCGTGAGACGTCGACCCGGCCCCTACTCGCGCGGCGGGACGCTGGCCGATGGCGCGGACGTCGGCAAGCGACGGGTGGTGGCCCTGGCCTCGGTGACGCTGATCGCCTTCTGCGTGATCATCGGTCAGCTCTGGTATTTACAGGTATTGGAGGGCGGTCGCTTTCTGGATGCCTCCGACAAGAACCGGATCCGTGTCCGGCCGATCGCCGCCCCGCGGGGCATCCTGTACGACCGGCACGGAGTTCCCCTCGTCGACAATCGACCGGCGTTCACACTGTCGCTCATTCCTCACGAACTGCCCCGGGACCACCAGGAGCGGGACGCCGTCCTGGGCCGGGTCGGGGCCCTGCTACGCATCCCCTTCGCCGAGCTCGCCGAATCGGTCGCGCGGGTGCCGGCCGATTCCTTCCTGCCCGTGCGTGTGCGCCGCGGCCTCACGCTGGAGGACATGGCCAAGGTCGAGGAGTGGAAGCTGGAGCTGCCCGGCGTCATCGTCGAGGTCGAGCCCCAGCGAGCCTACATGTCCAGCCGCTTCGCCGCCCACCTGCTGGGGTACGTGCGCGAAGCCAACGACGAGCAGCTCCGTCAAGGTCGCTACCGTCGCGGTGACATGGTCGGTCAGAGCGGCCTGGAGCGGCTCCTGGACGAGCATCTGCGAGGCCGCGACGGGGGCGAGCGCATCGAGGTCGATGTCATGGGGCGCCCGGTTCGCCTCATCCAGCAGACCGACCCGGTGCCGGGAGCCCAGGTCGTCACGACCATCGACCGCCGGATCCAGGAGGCCGCCGAGACGGCGATGGAAGATCGGGCCGGCGCGGTGGTCGTGATGGACCCGCGCACCGGGGACGTGCTGGCGATGGTGTCCACGCCGGCGTTCGAGATCGACCGTTTCACCGGCACCATCGATCGGGCGGCCTGGCTGCGGGTCGTCAAGGATCCCGAGCACCCGCTGCTGAATCGGGTGCTGCAGAGCCAGTACGCGCCCGGGTCCATCTTCAAGATCGTGGTGGCGGCGGCCGGGCTGCAGGAGCGCGTGCTTACCCCGGTGGACCGCGGGTACTGCAACGGCGTGTTCCAGCTGGGCCGGGGCACCTTCCGGGACTGGAAGCAGGGCGGGCACGGCTTCGTCAACCTCAAGCGGGCCCTGGCCGAATCCTGCAACATCTTCTTCTACGAGGCGGGCCTCAAGATCGGAGGGCCCACCATCGTGAAGTATGCGCGGGCCTTCGGCCTGGGCCAGTCCACCGGCGTGGATCTGGGCGGCGAGCGGTTCGGTGTGCTGCCCAAGCCCAAGACCAGGCGCGGCCGGGAGATCTGGCAGCCGGGCGACGTCGTCAACATCTCCATCGGGCAGGGCCAGCTGGCGGTCACTCCGCTGCAGGTGGCCAGGTTCATGGCGGCGGTGGCCAACGGCGGCGTCCTGTGGAAGCCGCGCCTGGTGCAGCGTATCGAGCGGCCCGACCGGGGTGTCCTCTGGGCGGACAACGGCCAGGTGATGGGGCACGTGGAGTTGTCGCCGCTGATCTGGGCCTTCCTCCGCCAGAGCCTGCTGGCGGTCGTCCAGGACGGCACCGGCGTGCCCGCGCGCATCCCCGGCCTGGAGATCGCCGGCAAGACGGGCACTTCACAGATGATGGCCCACTCCCGGTCGGACCGGGGCCAGGACCACGCGTGGTTCGCCGCGTTCGCGCCGGCGGGCAACCCCGAGGTCGTGGTCGTGGTGCTCGTCGAGCGCGGCGGCCGGGGGAGCCAGGTGGCGGCGCCGATCGCCCGCAAGATCCTCAACGCCATCTTCTTCGAGAAGGTGGCCGCGCTGGAGCTCGCGGGGTGAGCAACCCCGGCTTCGGGAGCGCCTATTCGGTCACGGTGGGGATCGATCGCCGCCTGCTCCAGAACGTCGACTGGCTCCTGCTCGCCGCTGCCGCCGGGCTCCTGGCCATGAGCGCGACCACGCTCACCAGCCTCAACATCGGGCGGACGAGCGGCGGGGTCGCCTTCCGCCAGCTGCTCTGGATCGGGATCGGGACCATGGCGATGCTCGTCGTGGCCAGCATCGACTATCGCAGGCTGGTGCGCATGGCGCCCCTGCTCTACGTCGCGGGCATCGGGGGGCTCGTCACCGTTCTGGTGGTGGGCCGTACCGTCTCGGGGGCGCGCCGGTGGATCTCGCTCGGCACGTTTTCCGTGCAGCCCTCGGAGTTCTTCAAGATCTGCTTTCTCATCACGCTGGTGTGGTTTCTCACGTCGCGCTGGGCGCAGCCGGTGAGTCCGGCCGTCCTGGTGGCGGCGGCGCCGATCGTCGCCGTGCCGTTCCTCATCATCGTCCGGCAGCCGGACCTGGGCACGGCGCTCATGCTCTATCCCCTGCTGATGGCCCTCTTGATCGCCGCGGGGACGCGGCTCCGGCTCCTGGGCGGGTTCGTGCTGGCCTGCCTGGCGACCCTGCCGGTGGCCTGGTTCGCGCTACGGGACTATCAGCGGGAACGAATCATGGTGTACCTGGATCCGTTCCGTGATCCGCTGGGGAGCGCGTACAACGTGATCCAGGCCAAGATTGCCATCGGGTCGGGTCAGCTCCTGGGCAAGGGAATCGCCGGCGCCACACAGAGCCGGCTGGCCTTCTTGCCGGAGCGCCACACGGACTTCATTTTCGCCGTATTCGCCGAGATGTGGGGGTTCGTCGGTTGTCTGGTGCTGCTGGCCTGCTACGGATTGCTCCTGCTGCGCGGCTTCGAGATCGCCGCCGCCGCGCGAGAACCGGTGGGAAGGCTCGTGGCCCTGGGCGCCACGTCGCTGCTGGGGATCCAGATGCTCATCAACGTGGGGATGGTGACGGGCCTGCTGCCCGTCGTCGGCATCCCCTTGCCGTTCATGAGCTACGGGGGATCTTCCATGCTCGTTTCCATGACGACCCTTGGCCTGTTGCTCTCGGTCCGGATGCGGCAGTTCCAATGAGGCATGACGAGCTCTCCTGCTCCGCGGGAGGCCGGCGTGCCGGCGAGGTGCTGCCGTGGGCAAACGGATTCTCGTCAATGCCGGGATCACCGAAACGCGCGTGGCCGTGCAGGAAGGCAATCTCCTCACCGAGATCTATCTGGAGCGCCACGCCCGCCGCTCGATCGTCGGGAGCGTTTATAAGGGTGTCGTAACGAACGTCCTGCCCGGCATGCAGGCCGCGTTCGTCGATATCGGTCTCACCAAGGACGCCTTCCTCTACGCCGGCGACTACGCGGCGCCGGGGGTCGAGGACGGTCGCGACCTGGAGCTGGAGGAGGAGACCGACACCGCCGAGGCCGAGGTGGCCGACGGCGACGTGGCCGACGAAGCCTCCCGCCGGGCCCCCCGCACCCCCATCGAGGAGAGCCTACGCAAGGGCCAGGAGGTGCTGGTCCAGGTCTCCAAGGAGTCGCTGGGGAGCAAGGGCGCGCGCATCACCTCCTTCATCTCGTTGCCCGGACGCTACCTGGTCTACATGCCGCTGGCCCATCACATCGGGGTGTCCCGCCGGATCCGTGACGACCAGGAGCGGGACCGGCTGCGGGCCATCGTGCGGAGCCTGAATCCTCCGCCGGGTGGATTCATCGTGCGCACCAATGCCGAGGGCAAGGGGGAAGCCGAGCTCGCCGCCGATGTCGAGTTCCTGGCCCGTCTGTGGTCGCAGATCCAGAGCCGCGCCCAGCAGGCCACGGCCCCGGCGGCCCTGCACGAGGAGATGGACCTGACCTTTCGCGTCGTGCGTGATCTGCTGTCCCCCGAGGTCGACGAGTTCATCGTCGACAGCCGGGAGGTCTACGCGAAGTGCCTGGACTACGTGCGCTCGCTGGTCCCCGGGCTGGCCGGGCGCGTCATCCTGCACGAGGGGCGCACGCCGCTGTTCGAGGCGCACGGGGTGGAGAAGGACATCGAGCGGGCGCTGCGCCGGCGGGTCTGGCTCAAGTCCGGCGGCTACATCGTCATCGACCACACCGAGGCGCTGGTGTCCATCGACGTCAATACCGGCAAGTACGTGGGCAAGCGCGATTTCGAGCAGACCGTGTTGAAGATCAACCTCGAGTCGGTGGCCGAGATCGTGCGGCAGATCCGGTTGCGCGACCTGGGCGGCATCATCATCATCGACTTCATCGACATGGAGGTGCCCGAGCACCGCGAGCAGGTGTACCGAGCGCTGAAGCGGGCGCTGGCCGAGGACAAGGCTCGGACCAACGTGCTGGAGATCTCCGCGCTCGGCCTCGTCGAGATGACCCGTAAGCGGGTGCGTCAGGACCTCCGGTCGCTGCTCACCATGCCGTGCCCGACGTGCCGGGGCAGCGCGGTCATCCGGTCGGACGCCACGCTGGCCGCCGAGATCTTCCGGGCGGTGCAGGCCAAGGCGGCCGAGTCCACCGGCCGCGAGATCGTGGTCCGGGTCCACCCCGACATGGCCGCCTATTTCGAGGGCGACGGGCGGGACGGGTTGGCCCGACTCTCGGCCGCGCTCGACCTCAAGGTCGGCGTCCAGGCGGCGACGGGGTTGCACCGCGAGGAGTATCAGATCCAGACGCGGTAGCTCGCGGCCGCGGTCGGCAGTGCGCGCGGCCGGCGGATAGGGTGAGACGCCCGGCGACCACGAGCGCGGCGGCGCTCACCGGGTCGCGCGATTCCATCGATAGGCTACGCCCGGTCACAGTAAGAGGGAAACGGGTCGGCGGGGGTCTCACCCCACCCGCCGGCTGCGGTCACACCGGCCGGCGGCGAGACCGGGTCGGTGGGGGTCTCATCCACGGCAGCCCGTGCCGGCCCGCGAACACGGCGCGGCGGTGACACCGCGTCTGGATGGCGTGGTAGCATCCGGGCGATGCAGGAGTTGCCGGTGCTGCCCACCAGTGTTTGTGGCTCCCATGCGTTGCCTTCCTGGGTGTTCCTCGTGCGCGAGGCCCAGGAGGCCGGGCGGTTGGGGCCGGTGGATCTGCGGGAGGCCTATGACGACGCGGTCCGGGTCGCCATGCGGGATCAGCTCGAGGCGGGAATCGACGTCATCTCCGACGGCGAGATGCGCCGCGTCACCTTCATCCGCGGCTTCTACGAGCGCCTCACCGGGCTCGAGCCCCTTCCGGTCCCTCGCCGGCTCGGCCCGCTGAACTACGACTCGCACTGCCCCTACCAGGTCGTGGGCCGCGTGGAGGCCCCCGACGGTCTCGGTATCGTGGACGAGTTCCGGTTCGCCCGGGCCCACACCGATCGCCGGCTCCGCGTGGCCGTGCCCGGCCCCATGACGCTGCTGATGCCGCTGCGGCGAGCCGCGCCCTACACCACCGAGGAGAGCCTGGTGGCCGACCTGTCCGCGATCGTCAACCGGGAGATCCGCGGCCTGGTCGCGGCCGGCTGCGACTTCGTCCAGGTGGACGAGCCGAACTACGTCATGACCGCAGGCAAGCACCGCATCGTCAAGGCCGGACCCGGACCGATGCTGCAAGCGCTGGCCGCCGCGGTGGACGGAATCGGAATCAAGCTGGCCCTGCACGTATGCTTCGGCAACGCCCACAACCACGCCTTCGCGACCCCCCGGCGCTACGCTCCGCTGTTCCCCCACATCCTCGAGGCGCCGGTCCAGCAGTTCGTCTTCGAGTACGCCAGCCGGGAGATGGCGGAGATCGAGCTGTGGAGCGTGCACGGCACCGATAAGGAAGTGGCGGCCGGGGTGATCGACGTCAAGGCCTTCCGCGTGGAATCGCCGGAAGAGGTGGCGGCCCGCGTCCGAGTGGCCCTCAAGCACGTGCCGCCCGAGCGGCTGTGGCTCGTCCCCGACTGCGGGCTGTGGGAAACGCCGCGCTGGGTCGCGGTGTCCAAGCTGCGCTCGCTGGTGGAGGCGGCTCGCCTGCTGCGGCGGGAGCTGTCGGGCAAGCCCTGAGGTGACGCGCCCGCGTCCCTCCCGGCTGAGCAGCGGGCGGATCCTGAAGGAGCTGCGGGTCGCCGCCCGCCGCGGCGACCGGACCGCCCTGGCCGTGGCCCTCGACCAGATGCGCACGCTGGCGTTTTCGCCTCGGTACTGGGAGAAGTATCTGCTCCTGCTGCGCAATCCGCTGGCGCGCGTGGTCGACCTCCTCGTCATCAAGCAGGGCGACCGGATCGCGCACCAGAAGGGCTGGAAGCAGCTCGGAGGGGGGCTTCGCCCCCCGTCCATGAAGTTGGAGGGGGCAGCGGCCGCTCCCTCCAAACCTCCCCGTTCGCGTGACGCGCGACAACGCTCGCGCGGGCGAAGCCCGCGCTCGAAGCGCCCGACCGCGGCGCGGCGGAGCCGCCCGGCTGGCGGGGCCGAACAGCCGCTCCTCTTCGAGCTGTAGCTGGGCGCGCGTTCTTTGACAGGCGCGGCGGCCCGGAGCAGAATACCCGTGCCGGGTATTGGGTCCGGGGGGGCCAATGATCGACGAGACGACGAAGGCCAAGGCGCTGGGCCGGCTCCGCCGCATCGAGGGGCAGGTCCAGGGGCTGCAGCGCATGATCGGCAACAGCGAGTCCTGCGTGGACATTCTCCTGCAGATCTCCGCGGTGCAGGGGGCCCTGGAGCAGGTGCGGAAGCTGCTGCTGGGCCGCCACATCGAGTCCTGTGTCTCCGAGGCCGTCCGCGCGGGATCCCGCGGGGATCGGCAGCGGAAGATCGACGAGCTGATCGAGGTGTTCGCGCGGTTCGGAGGCCGGTGATGCCGACGCTGGAGCGCGCCACCCTGCCGGTGCGCGGCATGCATTGCGCGGCCTGCGTGGGCAAGGTCGAGGGGGCGCTGCGCGCGGTGCCCGGCGTCGGCGAGGCCTCGGTGAATCTGGCCACCGAGCGCGCCACCGTCGCCTTCGATCCGGGCGCCGTCGACCTGGCCGCGCTGCAGGCTGCGGTGGCGTCCGCCGGCTACGAGCTCCTGGAGCCGACCGAAGCCGGCCCGGTGGCCCTGGACCGGGAGCAAGCCGAGCGGGAGCGTGAGCAGGCGGCGCTGCGCCGTCGTTTCATCGTGGGGGCGGTGCTCTCCGCGCCCGTGATCGTCGGCAGCATGACCGAGCTGTTCCCGTGGGGGCCGGGCTGGCTTCGCGATCCCTGGGTGCTGCTGGCGCTCGCCACCCCGGTGCAGTTCTGGGTGGGCGCCCCCTTCCACCGAGGGCTCCTGCGAGACCTTCGCTACCGCTCCGCCAGCATGTCGACCCTGGTCTCGCTGGGGACCAACGCGGCCTACCTCTTCAGCCTCGCCGTCACCGTCTGGCCCCACGCCTTCATGGGCCTGGGCGCCATGACCTACTACGAGACGAGCGCCGTCGTGATCACCCTCGTCGTGCTGGGCCGGTGGCTGGAGGCCCGCGCCCGCGGGCGGACGTCGGAAGCGATCCGCCGGCTGGTGAGCCTGGCGCCCCGCACGGCTCGCCTGGTGCGAGAGAGCCAGGAGCTCGACGTGCCGACGGACGCTGTCGTCGTCGGGGACCTGATTCGGATCCGTCCCGGCGAGCGGATCCCCGTCGACGGGGTCGTGGTCGAGGGCGCCTCGGCGGTGGACGAGTCCATGCTGACCGGTGAGAGCCTGCCCGTGGAGAAGGCGCCGCAGTCCCGGGTCGTGGCCGGCACCGTGAACCGCGCCGGGAGCTTCGTCTTCCGGGCTACCGCCGTGGGCAGCGAGACGACGCTCGCCCGGATCATCCGCCTGGTAGAGGATGCGCAAGGGTCGCGGGCGCCGATCCAGCGTCTGGCCGACCGCGTCGCCGCGGTCTTCGTGCCGATCGTGCTCGGCGTGGCGGGGCTCACGTTCGCCGGGTGGCTGCTCGTCGGCCCGGAGCCCGCCCTGGTCCTGGCCCTGACGACCGCGGTGTCCGTGCTCGTGATCGCCTGTCCTTGCGCGATGGGGCTGGCCACCCCGACGGCGATCATGGTGGCCACCGGCAAGGGGGCCGAGCACGGCCTGCTCATCAAGAGCGCGGCAGCCCTGGAGCTCCTGCACAAGGTCGATGTCGTCGTCTTCGACAAGACGGGCACGCTGACCATCGGGCGCCCCGAGATCACCGACGTGATCCCGGTCACGGGCAACGGCGACGTCGCCATCGACGATGTGCTGGGACTGGCCGCGGCCGCCGAGCAGGCCTCCGAGCATCCCCTCGGGGAGGCCATCGTGCGGCGGGCCAAGGAACGAGGCGTGGCGTTGCCGCCGGTGACCGAGTTCACCAGCCTGGCCGGTCAGGGTGTGGACGCTCTCACCACCGAGGGGCGCATCTTGCTCGGCAACCGCCTGCTCATGGAGAGCCGCGGGATCGTGGCGCCGGAAGCCAGCGGCCCGGCGCGGGGCGAGGCGAGCCCGGACGACGAGCAGGCCCGGGCGCTGCAGGCCGAGGGCAAGACGGTCATCTTTCTCGCGTACGCCGGACGCCTGGTCGCCCGACTCGCCGCCGCCGACGTGCTGAAGTCCGATGCCGCGGCGACGGTGCGGCGACTGAAGGCCCTGGGCGTGACCGTCATCATGTTGACCGGCGACAACCGGCAGACCGGTGCGGCGATCGCCCGGAAGGCCGGCATCGAGCGCGTCCTGGCCGAGGTGCTACCGGAGGACAAGTCCCGCGAGATCCGGCGGCTGCAGGAGCAGGGATACCTCGTCGCCATGGTGGGCGACGGCGTCAACGACGCTCCCGCGCTGGCGGTGGCCGACGTGGGCATCGCCATGGGGACCGGGACCGACGTCGCCATCGAAGCGGCGGACGTGACGGTGATGCGGGGCAAGCTCGCTCACGTGGTGGCCGCGATCGAGCTGTCCCGCCGCACGATCCGCATCGTCAAGGAAAACCTGGTGTGGGCGTTCGGCTACAACGTCGTCCTCATCCCCCTGGCGGCCGGAGTCCTCTACCCGCTGGGCGGGGGGTTGCTCTCGCCGATCCTGGCCGGAGCGGCGATGGCGTTGTCGTCCGTGTCCGTCGTCGCCAACAGCCTCCGGCTCCGGCGCTGGGCGCCGCGGGCCGGAGTCGACGTGGAGGAGAAGGTATGGCCGTCGATCCCGTCTGCAAGATGACCGTCGAGCCCGCCAAGGCCGCCGCGCAGTCGGCCTACAAGGGGCAGATCTACTACTTCTGTGCGGTGGGCTGCAAGCAGAAGTTCGATCGGGAGCCCGAACGCTACACCGGTCAGCAGTGAGCGCAACCCAGCTGCAGCCGCGTCTCCTGGCCGGACGTGACACGTACCAGCGCCGGGTGGAGGCGTGGACCGACAACCTCGAGGCCGAGGCCCTGACCCACACGGTCAGGATCGCCGACGACGACCGCGCCGTGGAGCTCGAGGTCCTCGCCCTGCCCTCGCCGGCCTACGAGATCCGGAATGCCTCGTGTCGGGTTCTGGCCGGGGATGTCGGCCCCGACGTCGTTCTGGGCATGGCGTCCCTGGCCGGAGTCAGGATGGTGGCCGGGTTCACGCGCCGAGTCGCTGAGGCCACGGGCGGCGGCGCCGGCGCGCCTCTGGCGGTGGACGCGGCCATCGAGGTCGCGCGGCTGGCCCGTCAGACGACCAGATTGCCTCGCGCGCAGGCGGAGCGGGCGGGGACCGGCGCCTGGGAGTGCTGGCAGCTCGACATGGCCGGGTGGGTCGACCTGCCCGAGTCCTGCTTCACCTACAGCCAGGCCGGCCGCGCGGTCTTCGGAACCCGCACGGTCACCGCGACGGCCGAGCCCGACCTCTACAGCCCCCGGCCCGGCCAGCGGCGCGTATTCGTGAGGCGGAAGTTGGCGAGCCTGGCGCGCCTCGAGGGCCGTCTCCGGCTTTTCCACTCCATGCACGACAACGTGCACGGCTTCGAGCTGACGTGCGAGGTCGATGCCGCCTCCGGCACGATCGTCCAGGCCGAGCACATCACTTCCCGGCTGCCGTACGCGGGCGTCTGCACGGAGCCCCAGGCGCGGCTGCGCGCGCTGGTGGGCGAGCGCGTGGACGAGGGGCTGCGCAAGCGCCTCGGCACGCTCGTGGGCGGCCCGTCGGGCTGCAGCCAGCTCTACGACCTCACGGCCGAC from Candidatus Methylomirabilota bacterium includes the following:
- a CDS encoding DUF2889 domain-containing protein, which translates into the protein MSATQLQPRLLAGRDTYQRRVEAWTDNLEAEALTHTVRIADDDRAVELEVLALPSPAYEIRNASCRVLAGDVGPDVVLGMASLAGVRMVAGFTRRVAEATGGGAGAPLAVDAAIEVARLARQTTRLPRAQAERAGTGAWECWQLDMAGWVDLPESCFTYSQAGRAVFGTRTVTATAEPDLYSPRPGQRRVFVRRKLASLARLEGRLRLFHSMHDNVHGFELTCEVDAASGTIVQAEHITSRLPYAGVCTEPQARLRALVGERVDEGLRKRLGTLVGGPSGCSQLYDLTADLLKLLAA
- a CDS encoding YHS domain-containing protein, which codes for MAVDPVCKMTVEPAKAAAQSAYKGQIYYFCAVGCKQKFDREPERYTGQQ
- a CDS encoding heavy metal translocating P-type ATPase, coding for MPTLERATLPVRGMHCAACVGKVEGALRAVPGVGEASVNLATERATVAFDPGAVDLAALQAAVASAGYELLEPTEAGPVALDREQAEREREQAALRRRFIVGAVLSAPVIVGSMTELFPWGPGWLRDPWVLLALATPVQFWVGAPFHRGLLRDLRYRSASMSTLVSLGTNAAYLFSLAVTVWPHAFMGLGAMTYYETSAVVITLVVLGRWLEARARGRTSEAIRRLVSLAPRTARLVRESQELDVPTDAVVVGDLIRIRPGERIPVDGVVVEGASAVDESMLTGESLPVEKAPQSRVVAGTVNRAGSFVFRATAVGSETTLARIIRLVEDAQGSRAPIQRLADRVAAVFVPIVLGVAGLTFAGWLLVGPEPALVLALTTAVSVLVIACPCAMGLATPTAIMVATGKGAEHGLLIKSAAALELLHKVDVVVFDKTGTLTIGRPEITDVIPVTGNGDVAIDDVLGLAAAAEQASEHPLGEAIVRRAKERGVALPPVTEFTSLAGQGVDALTTEGRILLGNRLLMESRGIVAPEASGPARGEASPDDEQARALQAEGKTVIFLAYAGRLVARLAAADVLKSDAAATVRRLKALGVTVIMLTGDNRQTGAAIARKAGIERVLAEVLPEDKSREIRRLQEQGYLVAMVGDGVNDAPALAVADVGIAMGTGTDVAIEAADVTVMRGKLAHVVAAIELSRRTIRIVKENLVWAFGYNVVLIPLAAGVLYPLGGGLLSPILAGAAMALSSVSVVANSLRLRRWAPRAGVDVEEKVWPSIPSAR